DNA from Homo sapiens chromosome 1, GRCh38.p14 Primary Assembly:
AGAATACTGCCTGTCATACTCAGGGAAAGCTATAGTTGGGAGGGCAGAGACTTTCAAAGCTATTGTTGAATCTTGGCTTTAAGGTACAGGTGGGGAACAGGTCCTGGTAATCTTCCAATCTCTGTAACTGTGCCTTTCCTGCCCATGCCATCCCCATGCTGTGTTCTCTGAGGACCAAGAgttgggaagaggaggggaaagcCCTGCTGTGCTATCAGACCCTGCATTACATGCCCATcctcactgcagccctggccactgtctcctttcttcctttctttatttcttttctttttttctttctttctttcgccagggtctcactatgttacccaggctggtcttgaactcctgaactcctggcctcaagtgattctcctgcctggccACTTTCTATGGTCTCAGTATCTCAGGTATGATGGGGAGCAAGGTGATGTGTAGAAACCAAAGGCCACAAGTAGCAGTCATCATTCCCACTTACAGCCCAGTCCCAGAGGACACAGATCCTGTTTTTGCCCCACACCAGCTGTGTTGGGAGGAAAATTCTGTCTGTATTTCCTCCTTCAGCTGAAAGCAGAAAGCTTGCATCTGGGCCTCTTCAGTTATCACTTGGTCCTGGGGGACAGAGTTAATATCTGGAAACTGGCTTAAATAAAAGATATCAGGGAAGGGTAGGagtctgtttttctcattttctcactcTTCCCCCACTTCACCCTTCTAAGGCTGCgtgggttctctctctctctctatctctctctctctctctctctctctctctctctctctctctctctctctgtgtgtgtgtgtgtgtgtgtgtgtgtgtgtgtgtgtgtgtcacctgAGAGACTGGGTTCTGCTACCCTCTAGTGGCCAGAGCTGAAAGGACTCTCCCACCCAATCAATCGGGACCTTCAAGCCTTTGGGAATAAACGAACAGCCTATTTGATGAATGACAAAACTGAGAAGGCCTAGAGAGAAACAATGCCTTTGAGGGTCAGGGGCATAGTTgggactagaacccaggtctcctgtcTCTCGGGCCAGTGGTCAGTCCACTTTCACTTCCCCACCCTCTGACTTTTGCTTCTCCTTCCTTGCTCATCCCTGGGGTGGTTAGCCCGAGTAAGAAACCCTGAAGCCAAATGATCCCTCCCGGCCCTAGTGGAGCAGCACCTGCACCTCAAATGTCAAAATCGCAAATCAGTTCACAGCGGAGATCACAGGGGTTTATTCTAAGGACCCGACTGTCCTCCGACTTTCTGAGGTTAACAATCTTGCAGGATTTTTATTGACCTGATACAGCTCCCGTAGCCTTGGTGGCACCACCATACGGTTCCCGATAGCCACCCAGGTGTCCTGTCTCCACGGTAACTGCTGCTTTGCGACCTTCGGTTTGCAGCGGTCGCGCTGCAGCCGCTGCAGTGGTTGCTGGGCGACCACGGAGAGAAAGCCGGGACTTGAGGTGGGAACCCCGGCTGGCGTCCGGTAGGGGGAGGTTCCCGGGGAAGCCCGCGGAAGGCGAGGTGCCTGGCCTGCCATGTAGGGGCTCGTTCCAAGCCGCAGACCCCACCGCCCTCCCTCTCCCCGGGGCCCATGGCGGTGGCCGTGCCCCCGGGTCGGGCCGCAGGCTCAGGCTGGGCCTGGAGGCCAGTGGCGCGGGACGCGCTTTTGGCTAGAGCTTTCCATTCATGCACCGAACTGCGGGGACGGTTCTATCTCGTAGGTGGTCTCCTAGCAGGAGGAGCGAGAGAGCCCAGCAGCGATACGGTGGTTTTCGACCCAGCTAGGGGCCAGGCCGTACGATTGGGAGCCCGGGGCAGCCCCCCGCGCAGTCACCACGACGCGGCACCCGTGGACGGGCGTTGGCTCTGCGTGGTGGGCGGCTGGGACGGGTCTCGCCGCTTGGCCACAGTGACCGCACTGGACACAGAGCGCGGTGTGTGGGAGGCGTGGACAGGGACCCCTGGTGACTGCCCCCCCGCCGGCCTCAGTAGTCACACCTGCACCCGAATCTCTGACCGAGAGCTGCAGGTGGCTGGCCGGGAGGGCGGTATCCACACTCAGCGACGCTATGGAAGCATCTACACATTAAGGCTGGACCCCAGCGCCCGCACCTATTGGTATGGCACCCTCCGCCCAAAACCTTTCACTCTCATCCACACTCTCGAAAAACAAAAGCCTAAGCAGATTTCTCAGGCAATTTATCCACCTCCTCACTCTAGCACCCTCCTTCCAGGGGAACCTACCATGTTTAAGCTAGCTGAGCTCTCTACAGTATTACCCTCCCTCTTATCCCACCTACCGCACTGCCCCATGCCTCTTCTCCATCCATCCTTGGCAAGGGCGGTGGCACTTACATTTTCCAGAAAACCCACTCAGCCCTGAATTTCTGCATGTCCACAGCTACAAGCAAGAAGGCTGCCACACAGCCTCACGCTCAGGTCACTGTGCGGCCCTGCTCCAAACTCCTGGACCCCATCCAGGTCATCAGCTATTGCTCTTTGGAGGTTGCAACTTAGCTGAACCAGAAGTAGCTGGGCATTGGAGTCATGGGAAAATTAAGGTATTAGCTCCTCACACATCTTGTTTAGGATGGGAAGAGGCTAAAATTGTGATGCCCAGGTCTCTTCGGACAGTCCTTTCTTTCTCCCCAAGGAGGAACCACCTGTTGCTCCTCATTTGATGGAACAGCTTGCAAGGCTTGTGAGCAGTGGGCAGGGGTCCCAGAAGGGGCCCCATGGACTACGGCATCACTCATGTTCTGTGGTCGGGCCCTTTGCTGTGCTGTTTGGTGGAGAAACTCTGACCAGAGCTAGAGACACCATCTGCAATGATCTCTACATCTATGATACTCGTGAGAGCCAGACTAATGGCTGAAGGGGGGGAAGGTGGGAAGATGGGGGAACCTGAAGACTACAGAAAGAGGATGGAGTGATGGGGTAGGGAGGAGGAAAAATTAGTTGACAGGAGTTAAAGGAGTACACAGAATATTAAGCATTTGAAGAGGCCTACAAATCAAGTGAGCAGAAAAACAATGGGCAAGCCCTTGGTCATGTTGAATTCTGTGAATGACAAAGTGCTACTGCCTCAATAACCACCCTCTGCCCGTATCCAACAGGCACATCTCCTCCTTTGTGGTTCCACTTCCCCTGTGCAGATCGTGGGATGAAACGCATGGGCCATCGCACCTGCCTTTGGAATGATCAGCTTTACCTGGTTGGGGGTTTTGGTGAGGATGGCAGGACAGCCAGTCCACAGGTTTGCATCCTGGACTTTATCTAAATAGTGCCAAGACACATCACTAAGCCtcgttttgttttgctttgttgcaaACCTATAAAGCGTTATCACCAGAGCTATCTGCTTCACTTCAAATGCTTATTAAATTTCAATCTGAGACTCAAGATTTGTCTCTGaaatttttggggggagggggaagggcagTAAATAAGTGGACATACCTTTATTTGCAAggaaaggataaaataaatatgggTCCTACTCTCATATTATGAGTCATTAACCTGAtggaaacaaaaaccacacatcATATGCTGTTCCGTGTCTCAAAACAATTTCCACCCCCAAGTGGGAGAAAACTTCAGGCTACAGCTAAGATTCTGACCAAAAcatttaattaacaaaaaaatattacaatagcagagaaaataataataataacaataaagagaaattagaaGTGGGAGTCAgggtagaaaaaaatgcaaaggcCTTGGTCCCTAGGAGACCAACACTCCAGCTGAGCTGGCCTTAGCCCCAGCCCCTTCTGAGTTTTCCTTGGCTGCTGGCTTCTCATCTTCTCCCATGAGACGAATGTTGTGCTTTTCCCGGAATTCATTTAGTTCTTTTCCCTTTGCCTGAAGCTGCTGTGTCAGTGTCTCAATGATCTTCTGTATCTAGAGGACAAGTGACAGGGATTATATAAGGAATTCAGGACTCCTTTCCCCCACCTGGAATGGACTATGGTTGGAGGAAGTGTTAACACATTTAACCTTACCTTTAACCAAGTAGAGGAGCCCAGACattaaaattattcctttctTGAACACAGTGGTTTATACACTTTAATGTACTTAGAATCACCTGggctgcttatttttattttttacagagacaagttcctactatgttacccaggctggtctcaaacttctgcctcaagcagtcctcctgcctcggtctcccaaagcgctaggaatacaggcatgagcttatttttattttttcattttttatttttaatattttttttttgagttgcagcatcgctgtgtcgcccaggctggagtgcagtggtgcaatctcagctcactgcaagctccgcctcgcaggttcacgccattctcctgccttgccctcccgagtagctaggaccacaggcgcccaccacaacgcccagccaatttttcgtattcttagtagagatggggtttcaccatgctagccaggatggtcttgacctcctgacctcgtgatccgcccgcctcggcctcccaaagtgctgggattacaggtgtgagtcactgcaacctgcctagcttatttttaaaatgtcacttcaTGGCACTCCCAAAGGTTCTAATCCAGTGGGTCTGGGAAGCTGCATTTATAAATTAGTCCTTCAGGTGATTTTGATTCATGTATTCGTGAAACACACACTATGAGAAACATTACTCTAACcccaatcctcccaccccaattCAGCCAAGTCACAGAGCCCACAGCAGTCAGCAATTCCTCTTGTCTAAGAGTTGCACTTAGCATAGCATAATGAGCATAGGCTAT
Protein-coding regions in this window:
- the KLHDC9 gene encoding kelch domain-containing protein 9 isoform a (isoform a is encoded by transcript variant 1); the encoded protein is MAVAVPPGRAAGSGWAWRPVARDALLARAFHSCTELRGRFYLVGGLLAGGAREPSSDTVVFDPARGQAVRLGARGSPPRSHHDAAPVDGRWLCVVGGWDGSRRLATVTALDTERGVWEAWTGTPGDCPPAGLSSHTCTRISDRELQVAGREGGIHTQRRYGSIYTLRLDPSARTYCYKQEGCHTASRSGHCAALLQTPGPHPGHQLLLFGGCNLAEPEVAGHWSHGKIKEEPPVAPHLMEQLARLVSSGQGSQKGPHGLRHHSCSVVGPFAVLFGGETLTRARDTICNDLYIYDTRTSPPLWFHFPCADRGMKRMGHRTCLWNDQLYLVGGFGEDGRTASPQVCILDFI
- the KLHDC9 gene encoding kelch domain-containing protein 9 isoform b (isoform b is encoded by transcript variant 2), with translation MAVAVPPGRAAGSGWAWRPVARDALLARAFHSCTELRGRFYLVGGLLAGGAREPSSDTVVFDPARGQAVRLGARGSPPRSHHDAAPVDGRWLCVVGGWDGSRRLATVTALDTERGVWEAWTGTPGDCPPAGLSSHTCTRISDRELQVAGREGGIHTQRRYGSIYTLRLDPSARTYCYKQEGCHTASRSGHCAALLQTPGPHPGHQLLLFGGCNLAEPEVAGHWSHGKIKSFLSPQGGTTCCSSFDGTACKACEQWAGVPEGAPWTTASLMFCGRALCCAVWWRNSDQS
- the PFDN2 gene encoding prefoldin subunit 2 isoform X1; the encoded protein is MELNEHSLVIDTLKEVDETRKCYRMVGGVLVERTVKEVLPALENNKEQIQKIIETLTQQLQAKGKELNEFREKHNIRLMGEDEKPAAKENSEGAGAKASSAGVLVS